The Bradyrhizobium sp. WBAH42 genome includes a window with the following:
- a CDS encoding threonine/serine dehydratase, producing the protein MTEQLLPVGPADIDAAARVIAPYAIRTPLLSFPVLNERVGAKVFLKPEMLQRTGSFKFRGAFNKVFSIPQDKRAGGVVAFSSGNHAQGVAAAAKILDMQATIVMPADAPLSKRERTKSYGAEVVLYDRDKDDREAISRGIAEKRDATLVKPYDDPFVIAGQGTAGREIAEDMATLGLSPDIVVAPASGGGLIAGVATAVKARYPQAEIVVAEPEAFDDHGISLTAGHREPHPPAGRTICDALMALMPGEMTFAINSKLLARGVTASDAEVGAAVAFAYRELKLVVEPGGAVGLAALLAGRLDVTGRNVVIVLSGGNVDADLFAELVA; encoded by the coding sequence ATGACCGAACAGCTCCTTCCGGTCGGCCCTGCCGACATCGACGCCGCGGCGCGCGTGATCGCGCCTTACGCCATCCGCACCCCGCTGTTGTCCTTCCCCGTGCTCAACGAGCGCGTCGGTGCCAAGGTGTTTCTGAAACCGGAGATGCTCCAGCGCACCGGCTCGTTCAAGTTCCGCGGTGCCTTCAACAAGGTGTTCTCGATCCCGCAGGACAAGCGCGCCGGCGGGGTCGTCGCGTTCTCCTCCGGCAACCACGCGCAGGGCGTGGCGGCGGCGGCAAAGATCCTCGACATGCAGGCGACCATCGTGATGCCGGCGGATGCCCCGCTGTCGAAGCGCGAGCGCACCAAATCCTACGGCGCCGAAGTCGTGCTGTACGACCGCGACAAGGACGACCGCGAGGCGATCTCGCGCGGCATCGCCGAGAAGCGTGACGCGACGCTGGTCAAACCCTACGACGATCCCTTCGTGATCGCAGGGCAGGGCACCGCCGGCCGCGAGATTGCCGAGGACATGGCAACGCTCGGCCTCAGCCCCGACATCGTGGTGGCGCCGGCCTCCGGCGGCGGCCTGATCGCGGGCGTTGCCACGGCCGTGAAGGCGCGCTATCCGCAAGCCGAGATCGTGGTCGCCGAGCCTGAGGCCTTCGACGACCACGGCATCTCCCTGACCGCCGGCCATCGCGAGCCGCATCCGCCGGCTGGCCGCACCATCTGCGATGCGCTGATGGCGCTGATGCCGGGCGAGATGACGTTTGCGATCAACAGCAAGCTGCTCGCGCGCGGCGTCACGGCTTCCGATGCCGAAGTCGGCGCGGCCGTCGCCTTCGCCTATCGCGAGCTGAAGCTCGTGGTGGAGCCCGGCGGCGCGGTGGGTCTTGCCGCGCTGCTCGCCGGACGCCTGGACGTGACGGGGAGGAACGTCGTCATCGTGCTGTCAGGCGGCAATGTCGACGCGGACCTGTTCGCCGAGCTGGTGGCCTGA
- a CDS encoding UDP-2,3-diacylglucosamine diphosphatase: MGSYDVSDESPERRFRTLFISDVHLGARGSQADLLLDFLRYHDADTIYLVGDIVDGWALKSSWHWPQSHNDLVQKLLRKARKGAKVIYIPGNHDEFLRNYYGTHFGGIDVVENTVHTGVDGKRYLVIHGDIFDLVVQNARWLAHLGDKAYDFAIQMNRFVNFFRRLFGVPYWSLSQWAKQKVKNAVNYIGAFEQALAAEARRHEADGVICGHIHYAVIRDEAGIRYMNCGDWVESCTALVEHDDGHFEIITWADQLQKPAQVPQVAARAA; encoded by the coding sequence ATGGGAAGTTACGATGTGAGTGACGAGAGCCCGGAGCGGCGCTTTCGCACGTTGTTCATCTCCGACGTCCATCTCGGAGCCCGCGGTTCTCAAGCCGATCTTCTGCTCGACTTCCTGCGCTACCATGATGCCGACACGATCTATCTCGTCGGCGACATCGTCGACGGCTGGGCGCTGAAATCGAGCTGGCACTGGCCGCAATCGCATAACGACCTCGTCCAGAAGCTTTTGCGCAAGGCGCGCAAGGGCGCCAAGGTCATCTACATTCCCGGCAATCACGACGAGTTCCTGCGCAACTATTACGGCACGCATTTCGGCGGCATCGACGTGGTCGAGAACACGGTTCACACCGGCGTCGACGGCAAGCGCTATCTCGTCATTCACGGCGACATCTTCGATCTCGTGGTGCAGAACGCGCGCTGGCTCGCCCATCTCGGCGACAAGGCCTACGACTTCGCGATCCAGATGAATCGCTTCGTCAACTTCTTTCGCCGCCTGTTCGGCGTGCCTTATTGGTCGCTGTCGCAATGGGCCAAGCAGAAGGTCAAGAACGCCGTCAACTATATCGGCGCGTTCGAGCAGGCGCTCGCCGCCGAGGCACGGCGTCACGAGGCCGACGGCGTGATCTGCGGCCACATCCACTACGCCGTGATCCGCGACGAGGCCGGCATCCGCTACATGAATTGCGGCGACTGGGTGGAGAGCTGCACCGCCCTGGTCGAGCATGACGACGGCCATTTCGAGATCATCACCTGGGCGGATCAGTTGCAGAAGCCCGCGCAGGTGCCACAGGTCGCGGCAAGGGCGGCCTGA
- a CDS encoding RbsD/FucU family protein, giving the protein MLKSIDPILTPDLLWLLASMGHGDDLVFVDANHPATRIAQSTSSQRLIQLPGMTMEVAVRAIMSVYPLDDFDPDPVRVMMPVDDPDRVPEVQRAVLAEIERAVGRAVAPGKLSRPDFYRAAAAGFGVVQVGDSRGYGCFLIRKGVIG; this is encoded by the coding sequence ATGCTGAAATCGATCGATCCGATCCTGACGCCAGACCTGCTCTGGCTGCTCGCCTCCATGGGCCACGGCGACGACCTCGTTTTCGTCGATGCCAATCACCCGGCCACCCGCATCGCGCAGAGCACCTCGTCGCAACGCTTGATCCAATTGCCGGGCATGACGATGGAGGTCGCCGTCCGCGCCATCATGTCGGTCTATCCGCTCGACGATTTCGATCCCGATCCGGTGCGTGTGATGATGCCGGTCGACGATCCCGACCGCGTGCCCGAGGTGCAGCGCGCCGTGCTCGCCGAGATCGAGCGCGCTGTTGGCCGCGCCGTTGCACCCGGCAAGCTCTCCCGTCCGGATTTTTATCGCGCGGCGGCGGCAGGCTTTGGCGTCGTGCAGGTCGGTGACAGCAGGGGCTATGGCTGCTTCCTGATCCGCAAGGGCGTGATCGGTTAG
- a CDS encoding Lrp/AsnC family transcriptional regulator yields MVPFFVQIKCKLGQSYTVANALAEAEIASEIYSTAGQYDLLVKFYVDKDTDIGHFVNEKVQVLPGIQDTLTIITFKAFGTG; encoded by the coding sequence ATGGTTCCTTTCTTCGTCCAAATCAAATGCAAGCTCGGCCAGTCCTATACGGTGGCCAATGCGCTTGCCGAAGCCGAGATCGCCTCCGAGATCTATTCCACGGCCGGCCAATACGACCTCCTGGTGAAGTTCTACGTCGACAAGGATACCGACATCGGCCATTTCGTGAATGAGAAGGTGCAGGTGCTGCCGGGCATCCAGGACACCCTCACCATCATCACCTTCAAGGCGTTCGGCACCGGCTAG
- a CDS encoding caspase family protein, with translation MFRLKPFFMTASLLGSLFGFACGPVSAQVAPVQPAPTALQGPEQRVALVIGNANYKNAPQLANPDDDAQSMAQFLNSAGFEVVAATDLTQNDMLRVVQDFSAKVASRGPNTVAMVYYAGHGVQLAGENYLVPVDAKVSNPTELVNNSVRLVDVMSTLETIPSRMRIVILDACRNNPFPEVNDAGRGLAIVDAPNGSIVGYSTAPGAEALDGTNGHSPYTQAFLNVAREPNVPIEQLFKRVRLQVNQTTSGAQIPWESSSLTSDFTFFGDTAVAANRAPVNTPVVQMASNLPSRSTRQAYDYVVSEGRPEYYQEFIQMYPHDPLCDHIRWLLTNLLISQAWHKAVLANSPLAYKSFYDSYGNSPYAQVALKLQAQPKQIPLMQATKFLAPQNFAPTIKIGNLGQPKYMPLMQQGNGVQVNGNLPVVQKPVDGNVVGKLGNGGQIVTLPAGNNQPNPQNGTPSQTPSKIVTLPAPTHTTNGKVGIGKIVTLPATNNPQNVGTTNGSSGKTVSVPVNPGTKIDVKPVNVQTQNQPIRVNNGNTGIVKPNTIPVNKVQVQTNVQTNRPQLNTMPNRMVSSNNNFRQSMNQAPSMNNGGNRRGGFMH, from the coding sequence ATGTTCCGCCTAAAGCCCTTTTTCATGACAGCGAGCCTGTTGGGAAGCCTGTTCGGCTTCGCCTGCGGGCCCGTTTCCGCGCAGGTCGCCCCGGTGCAGCCTGCCCCCACCGCGCTGCAAGGCCCGGAGCAGCGGGTGGCGCTGGTGATCGGCAATGCGAACTACAAGAACGCGCCGCAGCTTGCGAATCCCGACGATGACGCCCAGTCGATGGCGCAGTTCCTGAACTCCGCCGGGTTCGAAGTGGTCGCAGCGACCGACCTGACCCAGAACGACATGCTCCGCGTCGTCCAGGACTTTTCCGCCAAGGTCGCCTCGCGCGGTCCGAACACGGTGGCAATGGTCTATTACGCCGGTCACGGTGTGCAGCTCGCCGGCGAGAACTATCTCGTTCCGGTCGATGCCAAGGTCTCCAACCCCACCGAGCTCGTCAACAATTCGGTGCGCCTCGTCGACGTGATGTCGACGCTGGAGACGATCCCGAGCCGCATGCGCATCGTCATCCTCGATGCCTGCCGCAACAACCCGTTCCCTGAAGTCAACGACGCCGGCCGCGGCTTGGCAATCGTCGATGCGCCGAACGGTTCGATCGTCGGCTACTCGACCGCGCCGGGCGCTGAGGCGCTCGACGGCACCAATGGTCACAGCCCCTACACGCAGGCGTTCCTGAACGTCGCGCGCGAGCCCAACGTGCCGATCGAGCAGCTGTTCAAGCGCGTGCGCCTGCAGGTCAACCAGACCACCAGCGGCGCGCAGATCCCCTGGGAGAGCTCGTCGCTGACGAGCGACTTTACGTTCTTCGGCGACACTGCGGTTGCCGCCAACCGCGCGCCGGTGAATACGCCGGTCGTGCAGATGGCCTCCAATTTGCCGAGCCGCTCGACGCGTCAGGCCTATGACTACGTCGTGTCCGAGGGCCGTCCGGAATATTATCAGGAGTTCATCCAGATGTATCCGCACGACCCGCTGTGCGACCACATCCGCTGGCTGCTCACGAACCTGCTGATCTCGCAGGCCTGGCACAAGGCGGTGCTCGCCAACTCCCCGCTTGCCTACAAGAGCTTCTATGACAGCTACGGCAACAGCCCCTATGCGCAGGTCGCGCTGAAGCTGCAGGCGCAGCCGAAGCAGATCCCCCTGATGCAGGCGACCAAGTTCCTGGCGCCGCAGAACTTTGCCCCGACCATCAAGATCGGCAATCTCGGCCAGCCCAAATACATGCCGCTGATGCAGCAGGGCAATGGCGTGCAGGTGAACGGCAATCTGCCGGTCGTGCAGAAGCCGGTCGACGGCAACGTCGTCGGCAAGCTCGGCAATGGCGGCCAGATCGTCACCCTGCCTGCGGGCAACAACCAGCCGAACCCGCAGAACGGCACGCCGTCGCAGACCCCGAGCAAGATCGTCACGCTGCCTGCGCCGACCCACACGACCAACGGCAAGGTGGGCATCGGCAAGATCGTGACCCTGCCTGCGACCAACAATCCGCAGAACGTCGGCACGACCAACGGCTCTTCTGGCAAGACCGTGAGCGTGCCGGTGAATCCCGGCACGAAGATCGACGTGAAGCCGGTCAACGTTCAGACGCAGAACCAGCCGATCCGCGTCAACAACGGCAACACCGGCATCGTGAAGCCCAACACTATCCCCGTGAACAAGGTGCAGGTGCAGACCAACGTGCAGACCAACCGTCCGCAGCTCAACACGATGCCGAACCGCATGGTCAGCAGCAACAACAACTTCCGGCAGTCGATGAACCAGGCGCCGAGCATGAATAATGGCGGCAACCGTCGCGGCGGCTTCATGCACTGA
- a CDS encoding major facilitator superfamily domain-containing protein 6 produces MQSESQIPIAAATKRRFAVSLAVFYSAFFAVLGTHMPFFPVWLKAIGVDAAWIGIINALPAITRFTTLPQVTAFAEKRHAIRAAIMVSALATAIGFSVVGLQQQPLALFVIYALTCMMWTPTMPLTDAYALRGVARYGLDYGPLRLWGSAAFAAGSLACGYLVDVIAPRDLIWVIVAWAVVAVLASLLLQPLDDLRRRTSERHAGKALLRDAGFWAVIASAALIQSSHIAFYTFSAINWQLHGISGLTIAVLWTLGVMAEIVVFALSPRFSLHPSTLMAIGGLIAVLRWIITASEPPLVLLAIAQLGHGFSFGMTILGTMNLLVQRVPSHQIARGQGYYAACNGLLGAATSIASGAIYARIGDGVYYVMAAMAAAGAILIWSARHRLTAQPQSEASGG; encoded by the coding sequence ATGCAGTCCGAATCACAAATCCCCATCGCGGCAGCGACAAAGCGGCGATTCGCCGTGAGCCTCGCCGTGTTCTATTCGGCCTTCTTTGCGGTTCTGGGCACGCATATGCCGTTCTTCCCGGTCTGGCTGAAGGCGATCGGCGTCGACGCGGCCTGGATCGGCATCATCAACGCGCTGCCGGCGATCACACGTTTCACCACGCTGCCGCAGGTCACGGCCTTTGCCGAAAAGCGGCATGCCATCCGCGCCGCCATCATGGTGTCGGCGCTGGCGACGGCGATCGGATTTTCGGTCGTCGGCCTGCAGCAGCAGCCGCTGGCGCTGTTCGTGATCTACGCGCTGACCTGCATGATGTGGACGCCGACGATGCCGCTGACCGATGCCTATGCGCTGCGCGGTGTCGCCCGCTACGGGCTCGACTACGGACCCTTGCGGCTGTGGGGCTCGGCGGCGTTTGCCGCCGGCTCGCTCGCCTGCGGCTATCTCGTCGACGTCATTGCTCCGCGCGACCTGATCTGGGTCATCGTGGCCTGGGCCGTCGTTGCGGTTCTCGCCAGCCTGCTGCTCCAGCCGCTCGACGATCTCAGGCGCAGGACGTCGGAGCGGCACGCCGGCAAGGCACTGTTGCGCGATGCCGGCTTCTGGGCCGTGATCGCGTCGGCCGCGCTGATCCAGAGCAGCCACATCGCGTTTTACACCTTCTCGGCCATCAACTGGCAGCTCCATGGCATCAGCGGGCTCACCATCGCGGTGCTGTGGACGCTGGGCGTGATGGCCGAGATCGTGGTGTTCGCGCTGTCGCCGCGCTTCTCGCTACATCCGTCCACGCTGATGGCGATCGGCGGCTTGATCGCCGTGCTGCGCTGGATCATCACCGCCAGCGAGCCGCCGCTCGTGCTGCTCGCGATCGCCCAGCTCGGCCACGGCTTCAGCTTCGGCATGACCATCCTCGGCACCATGAACCTCCTGGTGCAGCGCGTGCCGTCGCATCAGATCGCGCGTGGGCAGGGCTATTACGCCGCCTGCAACGGGCTCCTGGGCGCGGCGACGTCGATCGCATCGGGCGCGATTTATGCCCGCATCGGCGACGGTGTCTACTACGTCATGGCCGCGATGGCCGCTGCCGGCGCGATCCTGATCTGGTCGGCGCGGCATCGCCTCACCGCTCAGCCCCAGAGCGAAGCGTCCGGCGGATAG
- a CDS encoding cytochrome c produces MLRRMLLAALIAAAAAFGLYWWLTAPAALALPAPTRSPDLANGQELFNAGGCSSCHAIPNQPDRLRLGGGLALGSPFGTFYAPNISPDPADGIGRWSEADFVNAVLRGISPAGAHYFPAFPYTSYHLASIDDVRDLFAYLKTLPPVSGRVRDHALPFPFNIRRNVGIWKLLFMDTAPFVADAARSPQWNRGAYLVNGFGHCAECHSPRNALGGIIAGQRFAGGPNPEGEGWVPNITQQGIGSWSEKDIADFLETGDMPEGDSASGAMRPVIKNLAQLTAEDRAAMAAYLKSLPPVQGPTPPKRKEGG; encoded by the coding sequence ATGCTGCGACGAATGCTTCTTGCCGCCCTGATCGCCGCCGCCGCGGCGTTCGGCCTCTATTGGTGGTTGACCGCCCCGGCCGCGCTGGCCTTGCCGGCGCCGACACGGAGCCCGGATCTTGCCAACGGGCAGGAGCTGTTCAACGCCGGCGGCTGCTCGTCCTGTCACGCCATCCCCAATCAGCCCGATCGCCTGCGGCTCGGCGGCGGGCTGGCGCTGGGCTCGCCGTTCGGGACGTTCTACGCGCCCAACATTTCCCCCGATCCGGCCGACGGAATCGGCCGCTGGAGCGAGGCTGATTTCGTCAACGCCGTGTTGCGCGGCATCTCGCCCGCGGGCGCGCACTATTTCCCCGCGTTTCCCTACACGTCCTATCATCTGGCAAGCATCGACGACGTTCGCGACCTCTTTGCCTACCTGAAGACGCTGCCGCCGGTGTCCGGCAGAGTGCGCGACCACGCGCTGCCGTTTCCGTTCAACATTCGCCGCAATGTCGGCATCTGGAAACTGCTGTTCATGGACACCGCGCCGTTCGTCGCGGACGCCGCGCGCTCGCCGCAATGGAATCGCGGGGCCTATCTCGTGAACGGTTTCGGCCATTGCGCCGAATGCCACAGCCCGCGCAATGCGCTCGGCGGCATCATCGCCGGCCAGCGCTTTGCCGGTGGGCCCAATCCGGAAGGTGAGGGCTGGGTGCCCAACATCACGCAGCAGGGCATCGGCAGCTGGAGCGAGAAGGATATCGCGGATTTTCTCGAGACCGGCGACATGCCCGAGGGCGACAGCGCTTCGGGTGCGATGCGGCCGGTGATCAAGAATCTGGCGCAACTGACCGCGGAAGACCGCGCCGCGATGGCCGCGTATCTGAAGTCGCTGCCGCCGGTGCAGGGACCGACACCGCCCAAACGCAAGGAGGGCGGCTAG
- the thiD gene encoding bifunctional hydroxymethylpyrimidine kinase/phosphomethylpyrimidine kinase: MTTPVALTIAGSDSSGGAGIQADLKTFAALGVYGASVITALTAQNTRGVTGIHAVPAGFVTEQIDAVFSDLDIGAVKIGMVAQAASIDAIAAALSRWAPRHVVLDPVMVATSGDRLLAAEAVDALRTRLMRLAAVITPNLPEAAALLDEPVAASEAEIESQGRRLLALGCRAVLIKGGHGEGAESTDYLVTAATTIALAAPRVATRNTHGTGCSLSSAIAAGLAKGEDLEAAVRNAKAWISAAIAAADRFSVGHGHGPIHHFHKFY, translated from the coding sequence ATGACGACCCCGGTCGCACTCACCATCGCCGGTTCCGATTCGAGCGGCGGCGCCGGCATCCAGGCGGACCTGAAGACCTTTGCCGCGCTCGGCGTCTACGGCGCCTCCGTGATCACGGCGCTAACGGCGCAGAACACGCGCGGCGTGACCGGCATTCACGCGGTGCCGGCCGGGTTCGTCACCGAGCAGATCGACGCGGTGTTCTCCGACCTCGACATCGGTGCGGTGAAGATCGGCATGGTGGCCCAGGCCGCCAGCATCGACGCCATCGCGGCCGCGCTGTCGCGCTGGGCACCGCGGCACGTCGTGCTCGATCCCGTCATGGTGGCGACCTCCGGCGATCGCCTGCTCGCCGCTGAAGCCGTCGACGCCCTGCGCACCAGGCTGATGCGGCTGGCTGCCGTGATCACGCCGAACCTGCCGGAGGCCGCGGCCCTGCTCGATGAGCCGGTGGCGGCGAGCGAGGCCGAGATCGAAAGCCAGGGACGCCGCCTGCTGGCGCTGGGCTGCCGCGCCGTCCTGATCAAGGGCGGGCACGGAGAGGGTGCCGAGAGCACCGACTATCTCGTCACTGCCGCGACCACGATCGCGCTCGCCGCGCCGCGCGTGGCCACCCGCAACACCCACGGCACCGGCTGCTCGCTGTCCTCCGCCATCGCGGCGGGGCTGGCCAAGGGCGAGGACCTCGAGGCCGCCGTGCGCAACGCCAAGGCATGGATCAGCGCCGCGATCGCCGCCGCCGACCGCTTCAGCGTCGGCCACGGCCACGGGCCGATCCATCATTTCCACAAGTTCTACTGA
- a CDS encoding glycosyltransferase family 1 protein, with the protein MRILVATDAWHPQVNGVVRTLTKLADAAKELGVEFTFLTPQSFRTFAMPSYRDVRLAMPRPARIARLIEEARPDSIHIATEGPIGLMVRRYCRQRKLPFTTSFHTRFPEYVRARVPVPGSLIWRALRRFHAPSRAVMAATPALARELTERGFDNVVLWPRGVDTGLFHPRAVDLCLPAPVFLSVGRVAVEKNLEAFLDLDLPGTKVIVGDGPARAALEEAYPDAIFLGEKHGEELADIYAAADVFVFPSKTDTFGLVLLEALASGLPVAAFPVKGPRDVIGDAPVGALDHDLRSACFAALDISRQDCVAFAAKYTWEASARVFIDSILAVGAVLPGRAGAEQPRFVA; encoded by the coding sequence ATGCGCATCCTGGTCGCGACCGACGCCTGGCACCCGCAAGTCAACGGTGTGGTTCGGACGCTGACCAAGCTCGCTGACGCTGCCAAAGAGCTCGGCGTCGAGTTCACGTTCCTGACGCCTCAATCGTTCCGCACCTTCGCCATGCCGAGCTATCGCGACGTGCGCCTCGCCATGCCGCGCCCGGCCCGGATCGCAAGGCTGATCGAGGAGGCGCGGCCCGACAGCATCCACATCGCGACCGAAGGGCCGATCGGCTTGATGGTCCGGCGCTATTGCCGTCAGCGCAAGCTGCCGTTCACAACCAGCTTCCACACCCGTTTCCCCGAATATGTCCGCGCCCGCGTGCCGGTCCCGGGCTCGCTGATCTGGCGGGCGCTGCGCCGTTTCCATGCGCCCAGCCGCGCGGTGATGGCGGCGACGCCGGCGCTCGCCCGCGAACTGACCGAGCGCGGCTTCGACAATGTCGTGCTGTGGCCGCGCGGTGTCGACACCGGCCTGTTCCACCCCCGCGCAGTCGATCTCTGTCTGCCGGCGCCGGTGTTCCTGTCGGTCGGCCGCGTCGCGGTGGAGAAGAATCTCGAGGCCTTCCTCGACCTCGACCTGCCCGGCACCAAGGTGATTGTCGGCGACGGCCCGGCGCGCGCCGCGCTCGAAGAGGCCTATCCCGATGCGATCTTCCTCGGCGAGAAGCACGGCGAGGAACTGGCCGATATCTATGCCGCCGCCGACGTGTTCGTGTTCCCGAGCAAGACCGACACCTTCGGCCTGGTGCTGCTGGAGGCGCTGGCGAGTGGTCTGCCGGTCGCGGCTTTCCCGGTGAAGGGACCCCGCGACGTGATAGGCGATGCGCCGGTCGGCGCGCTTGATCACGATCTGCGCAGCGCCTGCTTCGCCGCGCTCGACATCTCCCGGCAGGATTGCGTCGCGTTTGCCGCCAAGTACACTTGGGAAGCCTCGGCGCGGGTCTTCATCGACAGCATTTTGGCGGTCGGGGCGGTATTGCCCGGCAGGGCCGGCGCGGAACAGCCGCGGTTCGTGGCCTAG
- a CDS encoding PAS domain-containing sensor histidine kinase, whose protein sequence is MLSPHGICLLWEPELIWLHVVSDACIAAAYFSIPFALAILVTKRRDLKFGWVFWAFAIFIMACGLTHVLSIYTLWVPVYGIEGMVKAATAVASVFTAAALWPLLPKILTIPSPFELRQVQAALEEEEIKSRDAALLLQQVRDAQRAMRESVARLTAIVETAVDGVILFDAQDRILLFNPACERLFGYRADEVMNRNVGMLMPEADAARHFAIGGEAIGLRKDGTTFAMDLSVGQARQDGELIFVGIVHDLTGRKLTEQQLQQAQKMEMVGQLSGGIAHDFNNLLTVIIGNAEHLSEQLKARPDLKRFAEDICQSGEQGAELTQRLLAFSRRQLLRPQTIDCRSLLDSMFKLLKRTLREDIEIRTSSGPGTVLAFADRAQLESAVLNLALNAQDAMPSGGHLTLATELVTIDDDRALHPEVAPGSYALISVTDDGEGMTPEITARAFEPFFTTKEVGKGSGLGLSMVYGFAKQSGGHVSIYSEAGLGTTVRIYLPRANTGGSQADLPDGEDTAPRGYETILIVEDDPFVRSSVIRRVEALGYRVVAAVNGKDALQQLQGDPGIDLLFTDIVMPGGMSGWDLADQARRLRPGLPVLFTSGYALETLVAQGHARPQSIVLTKPYRKVELAQRLRDALAAAVVPS, encoded by the coding sequence ATGCTGTCGCCGCACGGCATCTGCCTGTTGTGGGAGCCTGAGCTGATCTGGCTTCACGTCGTTTCCGACGCCTGCATTGCCGCCGCCTATTTCTCGATCCCGTTCGCCCTCGCCATCCTCGTCACCAAGCGGCGCGACCTCAAGTTCGGCTGGGTCTTCTGGGCGTTCGCGATCTTCATCATGGCCTGCGGCCTGACTCACGTGCTGTCGATCTACACGCTCTGGGTTCCGGTCTACGGCATCGAGGGCATGGTCAAGGCCGCCACCGCGGTCGCCTCGGTCTTCACCGCCGCCGCACTCTGGCCGTTGCTGCCGAAGATCCTGACAATCCCCTCGCCGTTCGAGCTGCGACAGGTCCAGGCCGCGCTCGAGGAGGAGGAAATCAAGAGCCGTGACGCCGCGCTGCTGCTGCAGCAGGTCCGCGATGCCCAGCGCGCGATGCGCGAGAGCGTGGCGCGCCTCACCGCGATCGTCGAGACCGCCGTCGACGGCGTCATCCTGTTCGATGCGCAGGACCGCATCCTGCTGTTCAATCCGGCCTGCGAGCGCTTGTTCGGCTACCGCGCCGACGAGGTGATGAACCGCAACGTCGGCATGCTGATGCCCGAGGCGGATGCGGCGCGGCATTTCGCGATAGGCGGCGAGGCCATCGGCCTGCGCAAGGACGGCACGACGTTTGCGATGGACCTCTCGGTCGGCCAGGCGCGGCAGGACGGCGAATTGATCTTCGTCGGCATCGTCCACGACCTCACCGGGCGCAAGCTGACCGAGCAGCAGCTCCAGCAGGCGCAGAAGATGGAGATGGTCGGCCAGCTCTCCGGCGGCATCGCGCACGACTTCAACAATCTGCTGACCGTCATCATCGGCAATGCCGAGCACCTGAGCGAGCAGCTCAAGGCGAGGCCGGACCTCAAGCGCTTTGCCGAGGACATCTGCCAATCGGGCGAACAGGGCGCCGAGCTGACGCAGCGCCTGCTCGCCTTCAGCCGCCGCCAATTGCTGCGGCCTCAGACGATCGATTGCCGCAGCCTGCTCGATTCCATGTTCAAGCTGCTCAAGCGCACCTTGCGCGAAGACATCGAGATCAGGACGAGCTCCGGGCCCGGCACGGTCCTGGCCTTTGCCGACCGCGCCCAGCTCGAATCCGCCGTGCTGAATCTTGCGCTCAATGCGCAGGATGCCATGCCATCGGGAGGCCACCTCACGCTGGCCACTGAGCTGGTCACGATCGACGATGATCGCGCCCTTCACCCGGAGGTCGCGCCCGGCAGCTACGCCCTGATCTCGGTCACCGATGACGGCGAAGGCATGACGCCCGAGATCACCGCACGCGCTTTCGAGCCGTTCTTCACCACCAAGGAGGTCGGCAAGGGTTCGGGCCTCGGCCTCAGCATGGTCTATGGCTTTGCCAAGCAATCGGGCGGCCATGTCTCGATCTACAGCGAGGCAGGTCTTGGAACCACGGTCCGGATCTACCTGCCGCGCGCGAACACCGGCGGGTCGCAGGCCGATCTTCCCGACGGCGAGGACACGGCGCCGCGAGGCTACGAGACGATCCTGATCGTCGAGGACGATCCGTTCGTCCGCTCCTCCGTCATTCGCAGGGTGGAAGCGCTCGGATATCGCGTCGTTGCCGCGGTCAACGGCAAGGATGCCCTGCAGCAGCTGCAGGGCGATCCCGGCATCGACTTGCTGTTCACCGATATCGTGATGCCCGGCGGCATGAGCGGCTGGGACCTCGCCGATCAGGCGCGGCGGCTGCGTCCCGGCCTGCCGGTCCTGTTCACCTCGGGCTACGCGCTGGAGACCCTGGTCGCCCAGGGCCACGCGCGGCCGCAATCGATCGTGCTGACCAAGCCCTATCGCAAGGTCGAGCTCGCCCAGCGGCTCAGGGATGCATTGGCCGCAGCGGTGGTCCCATCCTAG
- a CDS encoding ADP-ribosylation/crystallin J1, protein MSSTEDTLTLWRPVGPKELELIQQSGMRTFPPRLPDQPIFYPVLTEDYAIKIARDWNVPASGSGFVTRFEVKRSFIEQYDVQEAGGRSHLEYWIPAEDLGAFNAAIVGLIEVVRSFP, encoded by the coding sequence ATGTCCTCCACCGAAGACACCCTCACCCTCTGGCGCCCCGTTGGTCCGAAAGAGCTGGAGTTGATCCAGCAGTCCGGCATGCGCACGTTTCCGCCGCGCCTGCCTGACCAGCCGATCTTCTATCCGGTGCTGACCGAAGACTACGCCATTAAGATCGCGCGGGACTGGAATGTCCCGGCGAGCGGATCGGGCTTCGTGACCCGTTTCGAAGTCAAACGCAGTTTCATCGAACAATACGACGTGCAAGAAGCGGGCGGACGCTCACACCTGGAGTACTGGATTCCGGCCGAGGACCTCGGTGCGTTCAATGCCGCAATCGTCGGCTTGATCGAGGTCGTCCGTAGCTTTCCCTGA